From the Chloroflexota bacterium genome, one window contains:
- a CDS encoding DUF433 domain-containing protein, which yields MKSLERITVDPAVMGGKACIRGMRVTVGMVVGLLAAGRTHAEILSAYPYLEREDIDQSLAYAAWRLEERELPLSAS from the coding sequence ATGAAATCACTGGAAAGAATTACCGTCGACCCCGCCGTGATGGGCGGTAAGGCGTGCATTCGCGGAATGCGAGTTACGGTCGGGATGGTTGTAGGTCTCTTGGCGGCTGGACGCACTCACGCCGAGATCCTCAGTGCCTACCCTTATCTTGAGCGAGAGGACATCGACCAATCGCTGGCCTACGCTGCTTGGAGGCTCGAAGAGCGCGAGCTTCCCCTATCTGCGTCATGA
- a CDS encoding transposase yields the protein MRRMAKNGIKEWYYGYKLHVICDAYYGIPLHAILTAANRWDGHLLKPLVEETLKRYPWLAPRYLLADKGYDDTKNFLWLDSIGITPIIAVRKPVKAKDGKRRTYKAEIEGPYGKYTESFNVDGYPVCPCGRVMRYVGTDSTHGHSFKCPRDRRHSEKVLSPLSCGDEYWIKPKGKLVRIMGVLPRFSKRWKELYKLRQTIERFFGSAKRSRVLDRHHFLSMDKVAIHTQTSLLTYSVTMLARLIYGDYERIRHMRM from the coding sequence ATGCGCCGGATGGCAAAGAATGGTATTAAAGAATGGTATTACGGATACAAGTTACACGTCATCTGCGACGCCTATTACGGAATCCCATTGCACGCCATTCTTACCGCAGCTAACCGCTGGGATGGCCACCTACTGAAACCCCTCGTTGAAGAGACGCTCAAACGCTACCCGTGGCTTGCACCGAGATATTTACTTGCCGATAAGGGCTATGACGACACAAAGAATTTTCTCTGGCTAGATTCAATTGGCATAACACCAATTATCGCTGTACGCAAACCCGTGAAGGCCAAGGACGGTAAGAGAAGGACATATAAGGCAGAAATCGAAGGACCGTATGGTAAATATACGGAATCCTTCAACGTCGATGGCTATCCCGTGTGTCCCTGCGGTCGAGTTATGAGATATGTCGGCACCGATTCCACACACGGTCACTCATTCAAATGCCCGCGAGACAGACGGCACTCGGAGAAGGTGCTGTCCCCGCTGTCTTGCGGAGATGAGTATTGGATAAAGCCAAAGGGAAAGCTGGTAAGGATAATGGGAGTGCTTCCGAGATTCTCAAAGAGATGGAAGGAGCTCTACAAGCTCAGGCAGACCATAGAGCGCTTCTTCGGTAGCGCCAAGCGGTCACGAGTGCTCGACAGGCATCATTTCCTCAGTATGGATAAGGTAGCCATACATACGCAAACTTCGTTGTTGACCTACTCGGTGACGATGCTTGCGCGTCTGATATACGGCGACTACGAGCGAATTCGTCACATGCGGATGTAG
- a CDS encoding DUF2277 domain-containing protein, which yields MCRSIKTLRRVDEPATDEELHAAALQFVRKISGYRKPSRANEQAFNSAVHEIALSSRTLLESLTVRKSN from the coding sequence ATGTGTAGAAGCATCAAGACATTGCGGCGGGTGGATGAGCCGGCGACGGACGAAGAGTTGCACGCGGCGGCACTACAGTTCGTGCGCAAGATAAGCGGATACCGCAAGCCGTCGCGCGCCAACGAGCAGGCGTTCAACTCCGCGGTGCACGAAATCGCGCTGTCGTCCCGCACGCTGCTAGAATCGCTGACGGTGAGGAAGTCAAATTAA
- a CDS encoding SAM-dependent DNA methyltransferase encodes MSAKSKQKREFGDFQTPPELAREVCSLLHMQGLKPASIVEPTCGDGNFLTAALQTFPTITNAVGIDINPHHVKRAQSVVQTVESRCHFDIRHADFFTVDWQRILKSLPEPLLVIGNPPWVTNAELASINSANLPEKSNFQKHRGLDAITGKGNFDISEYMLIKALEWIDGKRATIAMLCKTAVARKALLHAWKNGIRLAQADIYNIDATAHFGAAVDACILVATASLASPTFDCRVHDSPNEPSVNSVFRYSDGSLLADAAAYETWKHLEGRGNYKWRSGIKHDCAKVMELRGFRGRYRNGLGETVSLESDYLYPMLKSSEIANSPQPIPSRLMIVPQTFIGEDTAPIKERAPKTWQYLNSHADYLERRASSIYRKRPSFSVFGVGEYSFAPWKVAVSGFYKSLHFRVICPSLGKPVVLDDTCYFFPCRTEEESMCIAKMLNSDVARQFFSAFVFWDTKRPVTVELLQRLNLLALAKELHMDKQFLEHRKSDTRQIALL; translated from the coding sequence ATGTCGGCTAAGAGCAAACAAAAGCGAGAGTTCGGCGACTTCCAGACGCCTCCTGAACTTGCGCGTGAGGTATGTTCGTTGCTTCACATGCAAGGGTTGAAACCCGCGTCGATTGTCGAACCTACTTGCGGAGATGGCAATTTTCTGACGGCCGCTCTTCAAACCTTCCCGACAATCACAAATGCCGTCGGTATAGACATAAACCCCCACCATGTAAAGCGAGCGCAGAGCGTCGTTCAGACTGTGGAAAGTCGTTGTCATTTCGACATTCGCCATGCTGATTTTTTCACCGTCGACTGGCAGCGCATACTTAAGTCTCTGCCTGAACCCCTGTTAGTCATCGGCAATCCGCCCTGGGTTACCAACGCCGAACTTGCGTCCATCAACAGCGCGAACTTGCCCGAGAAGTCCAACTTCCAAAAGCATCGCGGACTGGACGCAATCACGGGGAAGGGAAACTTCGACATATCAGAGTACATGCTTATCAAGGCGTTGGAGTGGATAGACGGAAAGCGCGCCACGATAGCAATGCTTTGCAAGACCGCAGTGGCGCGCAAAGCACTGCTTCACGCGTGGAAGAACGGGATTAGACTGGCACAAGCGGACATCTACAACATAGACGCGACGGCACATTTCGGGGCTGCCGTAGATGCGTGCATTCTGGTCGCAACCGCGTCTTTGGCAAGCCCGACTTTCGATTGCCGAGTTCACGACTCTCCGAACGAGCCTTCCGTCAATTCCGTTTTCAGATACAGCGACGGCAGTCTGTTAGCCGATGCTGCGGCTTATGAGACATGGAAACATCTCGAGGGGAGGGGCAATTACAAGTGGCGGTCCGGCATCAAGCATGATTGCGCCAAAGTGATGGAACTGCGCGGGTTCAGAGGGCGGTATCGGAACGGACTCGGCGAAACGGTAAGTCTTGAAAGCGACTACCTATATCCGATGCTCAAGAGCTCGGAGATTGCGAATAGCCCACAACCAATCCCTTCCCGCCTGATGATAGTTCCGCAAACATTCATAGGCGAGGACACAGCCCCGATTAAGGAACGCGCGCCGAAGACATGGCAGTATCTGAACAGCCACGCCGACTACCTGGAACGCCGCGCGAGTTCCATCTACCGAAAGCGCCCGTCATTCTCCGTATTCGGCGTGGGCGAATACTCGTTTGCGCCTTGGAAAGTCGCCGTCTCCGGCTTCTACAAAAGTCTGCATTTTAGGGTGATTTGCCCGTCGCTTGGAAAGCCGGTTGTGCTTGACGACACTTGCTACTTCTTCCCATGTCGGACAGAGGAAGAATCTATGTGCATCGCAAAGATGCTGAATAGTGATGTGGCGCGACAATTTTTCTCCGCGTTCGTCTTCTGGGACACCAAGCGCCCGGTTACGGTCGAGTTGTTGCAGCGGCTTAACCTGCTCGCTCTCGCCAAAGAACTACACATGGACAAGCAGTTTTTGGAACATCGTAAATCTGATACGAGGCAGATTGCATTGTTGTAA
- a CDS encoding helix-turn-helix domain-containing protein, giving the protein MVGRKFIVEWDDKDTPEALKAAYLAEESPSVKTRLQGLSMLRRGMTLAEVARSLDVNYRTVQRWISWYRNGGLAEVLAHRKRGRKPYLDSDEVTLLGWEVESGCFGMAKDVRDYIETQCGVTYTMPGVYSLMRRVN; this is encoded by the coding sequence GTGGTAGGTCGCAAATTCATAGTTGAATGGGACGACAAGGATACGCCGGAGGCACTGAAGGCGGCGTATCTGGCCGAGGAGAGTCCCTCAGTGAAGACCCGCCTGCAAGGGTTGAGCATGCTACGGCGGGGGATGACGCTTGCAGAGGTCGCTCGGTCGCTCGACGTCAATTACAGGACGGTACAACGGTGGATAAGTTGGTATAGGAATGGCGGTTTGGCCGAAGTACTAGCGCATCGGAAGCGCGGCAGGAAGCCGTACCTAGACAGCGACGAGGTGACCTTGTTGGGTTGGGAAGTGGAATCGGGTTGTTTCGGCATGGCAAAAGATGTCAGGGATTATATCGAGACGCAATGCGGCGTCACTTACACGATGCCGGGAGTTTACAGCCTGATGAGGCGGGTGAATTGA
- the ggt gene encoding gamma-glutamyltransferase — protein MSWRKLAGSPFDTYKKEAVASNGMVATNHPLGSAAGLEMLAMGGNAMDAAVASVFALSVVEPMMVGIFGAGFINYYDASSGEFVNIDNYSVAPAAATPDMYDTISDEWPDYMETVDRENLVGYRAVGVPGALMGWCVAEERFGRLGLDAVMQPAIRYAKRGFAVSRYLADIIRLNADDLALFPASADVFLPGGGPPAVGQAIVRADYAKTLEAVAAEGPDALYKGRIGEMVVEDMAANDGIITGDDFDDYRIHFREPVRGTYRGYDIVSVAPTSSGGTAIIEILNILEGYEVGSLGFGTSEGAHLLAEAMKIAFADRFEYLGDPAFVEVPVGALTDKGYAAARCREIDTAHAREFTYGNPSLYVGEGADTTHLTTADGDGNVVSTTQTIHAVFGSKVTTPGTGMLLNNTMNIFDPHPGNANSIAPRKRMVSSMSPTIVMKDGKPLMALGTPGATRIFPSVLQAIVNVIDHGMSLQEAVEAPRIWTQGQDLEVEPGVSQSTRQALQSMGHNVQVVQRVAGGMNGVMFDHADGVIRGAACYRADGVPAGYSGGAARPSDDPLYRF, from the coding sequence ATGTCTTGGAGAAAGTTGGCGGGCAGCCCGTTTGACACTTATAAGAAAGAAGCGGTCGCGTCCAACGGCATGGTCGCCACTAACCATCCGCTTGGCTCTGCGGCGGGGCTGGAAATGCTGGCGATGGGCGGCAATGCGATGGACGCCGCGGTCGCGTCCGTATTCGCGCTCAGCGTCGTCGAGCCAATGATGGTCGGCATTTTCGGCGCCGGGTTCATCAATTACTACGACGCATCGAGCGGCGAGTTCGTGAACATCGACAACTACTCGGTCGCGCCGGCGGCTGCCACTCCCGACATGTACGACACCATTTCGGACGAATGGCCCGACTACATGGAGACGGTCGATCGCGAGAATCTGGTCGGCTATCGTGCCGTCGGCGTGCCCGGCGCGCTGATGGGCTGGTGCGTCGCCGAAGAGCGCTTCGGCAGGCTTGGGCTGGATGCGGTCATGCAGCCTGCCATTCGCTACGCCAAGCGCGGGTTCGCCGTGAGCCGATACCTCGCGGACATCATCCGCCTCAACGCGGACGACTTGGCGCTGTTCCCCGCGAGCGCGGATGTGTTTCTGCCGGGCGGCGGACCGCCTGCCGTCGGGCAGGCAATCGTCCGCGCAGACTACGCCAAGACGCTCGAAGCGGTCGCAGCGGAAGGTCCGGACGCGCTGTACAAAGGGCGTATCGGCGAGATGGTCGTGGAAGACATGGCGGCGAACGACGGCATCATCACCGGCGACGACTTCGACGACTACCGCATACACTTCCGCGAGCCGGTGCGCGGCACATACAGAGGCTACGACATCGTGTCCGTCGCGCCCACAAGTTCCGGTGGCACGGCGATAATCGAGATACTGAACATACTCGAAGGCTACGAGGTCGGCTCGCTCGGCTTCGGCACTTCTGAAGGCGCGCACCTGCTCGCGGAAGCGATGAAGATAGCCTTCGCGGACCGCTTCGAATATCTTGGCGACCCGGCGTTCGTCGAAGTGCCTGTCGGCGCGCTGACGGACAAAGGCTATGCAGCGGCACGCTGCCGCGAGATCGACACGGCGCACGCGCGCGAGTTCACCTACGGCAATCCATCGCTTTATGTCGGCGAAGGCGCGGATACGACGCACTTGACGACCGCCGATGGGGACGGCAATGTGGTGTCCACCACGCAGACGATTCACGCCGTCTTCGGTTCCAAGGTAACCACGCCCGGCACAGGCATGCTGCTGAACAACACGATGAACATATTCGATCCGCATCCGGGCAACGCGAACTCCATCGCGCCGCGCAAGCGCATGGTCAGCAGCATGTCGCCGACCATCGTGATGAAGGACGGCAAGCCGCTGATGGCGCTCGGCACGCCCGGCGCGACACGCATATTCCCGTCCGTCTTGCAGGCAATCGTGAATGTCATAGACCACGGCATGTCGCTGCAGGAAGCGGTCGAAGCGCCGCGAATCTGGACGCAAGGGCAGGATTTAGAAGTGGAGCCGGGCGTATCGCAATCTACGCGGCAGGCGCTGCAATCTATGGGACACAATGTGCAGGTCGTGCAGCGAGTCGCCGGCGGTATGAACGGCGTAATGTTCGACCACGCGGACGGCGTAATCCGCGGCGCAGCCTGCTACCGCGCAGACGGCGTCCCTGCCGGCTACAGCGGCGGCGCGGCAAGACCGTCAGATGACCCGCTGTACAGATTCTAA
- a CDS encoding FAD-binding oxidoreductase has translation MLEKGRKMPNTSADVVVIGGGVNGTSIAMHLARLGAGKVLLLEKGHLAGGASGRSGAMVREHYLHPTLVKMAMEASDIFHNFGDAVGGDARFIETGRALLFGEHDVPAVRANVAMNRELGVNIHTMSPSEISEIVPQANLEGVAIGAYEPVSGYADPMATTYAYANRAKDYGAEIETGCAVSGIRVQGGRVVGVDTERGYIAADAVIAATGPWVNQLAAPLGESLPIAPTRVQMVHLRRPPSLEGLTTNVIDHTTGAYFRVDAGYSTLIGGENLDDLNEVVNPDAFGLNADHDTITKFWDRAKLRFPDFSAATQRGGYGSLYDMTPDGNPILDKAASIDGMYWAVGFSGHGFKLSPVVGRMVAEFVLHGKSADHPIQDFRAARFTEGKPLTAQHPYTGRRHQ, from the coding sequence ATGTTAGAAAAGGGGCGAAAAATGCCAAATACATCCGCCGATGTCGTCGTTATTGGCGGCGGCGTGAATGGGACTAGCATAGCCATGCACCTCGCGCGATTGGGCGCGGGCAAGGTGCTGCTGCTCGAAAAGGGACACCTCGCCGGCGGTGCGAGCGGCAGGTCCGGCGCGATGGTGCGCGAACACTACCTGCATCCCACGCTCGTCAAGATGGCGATGGAGGCGAGCGACATCTTCCACAACTTCGGCGATGCGGTGGGCGGTGACGCGCGCTTCATCGAGACCGGCAGAGCGCTCCTGTTCGGCGAACACGATGTGCCTGCCGTCCGCGCGAATGTGGCTATGAACCGTGAGCTGGGCGTGAACATCCACACGATGTCCCCAAGCGAAATCAGCGAAATCGTCCCGCAGGCGAATCTTGAAGGCGTCGCGATTGGCGCATACGAGCCTGTCTCCGGATATGCAGACCCGATGGCGACCACATACGCCTACGCCAACCGCGCCAAAGACTACGGCGCGGAAATCGAGACAGGCTGCGCGGTAAGCGGCATCCGCGTTCAAGGCGGTCGCGTCGTAGGCGTGGACACGGAGCGCGGGTATATTGCTGCCGACGCAGTCATCGCTGCGACCGGCCCATGGGTGAACCAGCTCGCCGCGCCGCTCGGTGAATCGCTGCCCATCGCGCCGACTCGCGTGCAGATGGTGCACCTGCGCCGCCCGCCGTCGCTGGAAGGGCTGACGACCAATGTCATTGACCATACGACCGGCGCATACTTCCGCGTGGATGCCGGCTACAGCACGCTCATCGGCGGCGAGAACTTGGACGATCTGAACGAAGTTGTGAACCCGGACGCATTCGGTCTGAACGCCGACCACGACACCATCACGAAGTTCTGGGATCGCGCCAAGCTGCGCTTCCCCGATTTCAGCGCGGCGACACAGCGCGGCGGATACGGTTCGCTGTACGACATGACGCCCGACGGCAACCCGATTTTAGATAAGGCGGCGAGCATCGACGGAATGTACTGGGCAGTCGGCTTCAGCGGGCACGGCTTCAAGCTATCGCCCGTCGTGGGCAGAATGGTCGCCGAGTTCGTCCTGCACGGCAAGTCCGCCGACCACCCAATCCAAGACTTCCGCGCCGCCCGCTTCACCGAAGGCAAACCCCTAACCGCCCAACACCCCTACACCGGCCGCCGCCACCAGTAA